Proteins encoded by one window of Sulfurospirillum barnesii SES-3:
- the sdhE gene encoding 8-methylmenaquinol:fumarate reductase membrane anchor subunit yields the protein MQKEFAFFPGCVLSQAAIESKMSIEAIAPALGITLKEINGWSCCGASQAQKVDPLATLVANARNLALAEKMNLPVLTTCSTCLLMLRRAKAELDGGQKERINTFLAQGNMQYKGTSEVTSLLWLLAQNVEELKSKVKKPLSNLKVAVFYGCHSIRPAKDLGFESSTTPTSFETVVKALGAQVVPFEKRLNCCGFHAVYPAEKSAMKMTSGIVNSAAKSEAHCVVTPCPLCQMQLDIYQEDAQDIAKSNVRLPVLHLSQLVGLALGIPAKKLGLDHNVIDASKLG from the coding sequence ATGCAAAAAGAATTTGCTTTTTTCCCTGGATGCGTGCTTTCACAAGCTGCGATTGAATCAAAAATGTCGATTGAAGCGATAGCCCCAGCGCTGGGCATTACGCTTAAAGAAATTAATGGATGGAGTTGTTGTGGTGCTTCACAAGCACAAAAAGTTGACCCTCTAGCAACTTTAGTAGCGAATGCGAGAAACCTAGCGTTGGCAGAAAAGATGAATTTGCCTGTGCTCACCACATGCAGTACCTGTTTATTGATGTTGCGTCGTGCCAAAGCGGAGTTAGATGGTGGTCAAAAAGAGCGTATCAATACCTTTTTGGCACAGGGCAATATGCAATACAAAGGAACAAGCGAAGTAACAAGCCTTTTATGGCTCTTAGCGCAAAATGTGGAAGAGTTAAAAAGCAAAGTGAAAAAGCCACTCTCAAACCTAAAAGTCGCAGTATTTTATGGTTGCCATAGCATTAGACCTGCAAAAGATTTGGGATTTGAGAGTTCGACCACTCCAACTAGTTTTGAGACAGTGGTCAAAGCCTTAGGCGCACAGGTTGTTCCTTTTGAAAAGCGTTTAAATTGTTGTGGTTTTCATGCGGTTTATCCTGCGGAGAAGTCTGCGATGAAAATGACCAGTGGCATCGTCAACAGTGCGGCTAAAAGTGAAGCACACTGTGTGGTAACACCGTGCCCATTGTGTCAAATGCAACTTGATATTTATCAAGAAGATGCGCAAGATATCGCCAAATCCAATGTGCGTTTACCTGTATTGCACCTCTCTCAATTAGTGGGACTTGCACTAGGCATTCCTGCTAAAAAATTGGGTCTTGATCATAACGTGATTGATGCGAGTAAATTAGGATAA
- a CDS encoding sulfite exporter TauE/SafE family protein: MEVMWFGLISFCTSLITGVIGVGGGLLLIAILPHFLPTNALIPVHGLTQIASNVSRTYFGWKDVQLEVVPKFFIGSLLGVSVFTLLLNQITLSSIPLLIGVYILVSLWSPWFNAKIMKYENYYLIGFLQTGLSVVVGTTGQLAIAKLLKDFNDANKVVATSALLMSITHLLKSVVFIYFGFVFFDYAGLIFVMMIGSVLGSYAGTKLRHKLESKTLMFLLKLLLSALALKSIVKTIFAG, translated from the coding sequence ATGGAAGTGATGTGGTTTGGACTGATTAGTTTTTGCACGTCACTCATTACTGGGGTGATTGGCGTGGGTGGAGGTTTGCTGTTAATCGCCATTTTGCCACATTTCTTGCCTACCAATGCACTCATTCCTGTGCATGGCTTGACGCAAATCGCCAGTAATGTCTCACGAACTTACTTTGGATGGAAGGATGTTCAACTAGAAGTTGTTCCTAAATTTTTTATAGGCTCTCTTCTTGGCGTGAGTGTTTTTACGTTGTTACTAAACCAAATAACCCTCTCTTCTATTCCTTTATTGATAGGTGTTTATATTTTAGTATCGTTATGGTCTCCATGGTTTAATGCAAAGATAATGAAGTATGAAAACTATTATTTGATTGGCTTTTTGCAAACAGGGCTCTCGGTTGTCGTTGGAACAACAGGGCAACTGGCAATTGCAAAATTACTCAAAGACTTTAACGATGCCAATAAAGTGGTTGCCACATCCGCACTGTTGATGAGCATAACACATCTCTTAAAATCCGTGGTATTTATCTACTTTGGGTTTGTTTTTTTTGATTATGCGGGGCTGATTTTTGTGATGATGATTGGCTCTGTTTTAGGCTCTTATGCGGGAACAAAACTGAGGCATAAACTAGAGAGTAAAACGTTGATGTTTCTCTTAAAATTATTGCTCTCTGCGTTAGCGCTCAAAAGTATTGTAAAGACGATATTCGCAGGATAA
- a CDS encoding sensor histidine kinase: MFKSRLFLKAMLAVLGIIILYTLAIYVFILPKMHHVTRKLEEKNAHEVLSKVVLLAQNTHRDVTMYEALALQQHKDKLTNAVNMVISLLQAKHEASSTQNLSQEAIQNNQKEVLQLISKLRHSGDGYFYISTYNNVLVSHPYMNSMDMSNMGDMRGKAIIPDIHAIIDEYGEGFYRYFWKKNPEDSIGHEKLVFIKDFSPWEMVVMSGAYIDDIQAEIDKRKATLMLQLSEIVQKTRIGKTGYLFLFDANGTMLINPNKEIEGHTFKTIKNPATGKLIFDELIEKATTTKELIYQWNKPDDLEHYSYDKIAWIEQIPELGWYVVSSAYLEEFDTASKEIKYVTSLLALALLGFFGLYSFFVFKNLLTPAINVSKYAVMGEMIATIAHQWKQPLNELGLVLQKFEFAYHKNLLTHELLEKETKAARTLIAKMADTIDIFKNFFSLKNNTHTFDVVTSIEHMIRLMEKTLKLDDIVMIHQMQSTHTLESYQGEFEHVILNILMNAKDVLNDQKNGEKIILIKTHQSDKAFSITIQDNGGGVPEKIIHRIFNPHFSTKKEGAGIGLYIAKQIIHEHIGGKLTVENRYFHFEQEEYFGACFTIVCTI, translated from the coding sequence ATGTTTAAATCCAGACTCTTTTTAAAAGCCATGCTTGCTGTTTTGGGCATTATTATTCTCTACACTTTGGCGATTTATGTGTTTATTCTTCCAAAAATGCACCATGTCACACGAAAACTAGAAGAAAAAAATGCGCACGAAGTGCTCTCAAAAGTCGTGCTCCTTGCGCAAAATACCCATAGAGATGTGACGATGTATGAGGCGTTAGCACTCCAACAGCACAAAGACAAACTAACCAATGCGGTCAATATGGTCATCTCTCTTTTGCAAGCAAAACATGAAGCATCTTCCACGCAAAATCTCTCACAAGAAGCCATCCAAAACAATCAAAAAGAAGTCTTGCAACTCATTTCAAAACTACGCCATAGTGGGGATGGCTATTTTTACATTAGCACGTATAACAATGTCTTGGTCTCTCATCCTTACATGAACAGTATGGACATGAGTAACATGGGTGATATGAGAGGTAAGGCAATCATTCCAGACATTCACGCGATTATTGATGAATATGGAGAGGGCTTTTACAGGTATTTTTGGAAAAAAAATCCCGAAGATAGCATTGGGCATGAAAAGTTGGTTTTTATTAAAGATTTTTCTCCGTGGGAAATGGTGGTGATGTCAGGTGCGTATATCGATGATATTCAAGCAGAGATTGATAAACGAAAAGCAACGCTGATGCTTCAACTCAGCGAAATTGTCCAAAAAACACGCATCGGCAAAACAGGCTATCTTTTTCTTTTTGACGCAAACGGTACGATGCTGATTAATCCTAACAAAGAGATTGAAGGGCACACGTTTAAAACCATCAAAAATCCTGCTACGGGAAAATTAATCTTTGATGAGTTAATAGAAAAAGCCACCACGACAAAAGAACTGATTTATCAGTGGAACAAACCTGATGACCTTGAGCATTATAGTTACGATAAAATTGCATGGATAGAACAAATCCCTGAACTTGGCTGGTACGTTGTCTCGTCTGCGTATCTTGAAGAATTTGATACCGCTTCTAAAGAGATTAAGTATGTGACATCGCTTTTGGCATTAGCGCTTTTAGGCTTTTTTGGTCTGTATAGTTTTTTTGTTTTTAAAAATCTTCTCACCCCTGCCATCAATGTTTCCAAATATGCCGTTATGGGAGAAATGATAGCCACCATTGCGCACCAGTGGAAGCAACCTTTGAATGAATTAGGGCTTGTTTTGCAAAAATTTGAGTTTGCTTACCATAAAAATCTTCTGACACACGAATTGCTTGAAAAAGAGACGAAGGCTGCTCGTACGTTAATCGCAAAAATGGCGGATACGATTGATATTTTTAAAAACTTTTTTAGTCTAAAAAACAATACACACACGTTTGATGTCGTAACATCCATTGAACATATGATTCGCTTGATGGAAAAAACCCTCAAACTCGATGATATTGTAATGATCCATCAGATGCAAAGCACCCACACACTAGAGAGTTATCAAGGAGAGTTTGAACATGTTATTCTTAATATCTTGATGAACGCCAAAGATGTTCTAAACGATCAAAAAAATGGCGAAAAAATCATTCTTATTAAAACCCATCAAAGCGATAAAGCGTTTAGCATCACCATTCAAGATAACGGTGGTGGGGTGCCTGAGAAAATTATCCATCGTATTTTCAACCCACATTTTAGCACCAAAAAAGAGGGAGCTGGCATTGGGCTTTACATTGCAAAGCAGATTATTCATGAACATATTGGAGGGAAACTAACCGTCGAAAATCGATATTTTCACTTTGAACAAGAGGAATATTTTGGAGCGTGTTTTACCATCGTGTGTACCATTTAA
- a CDS encoding methyl-accepting chemotaxis protein, translating to MTLSRQLLVMLISAILGASIIFGISLMKMDQIYTTTTSCQQTTLPSVLLLDDMQRGFYRIRLLLWEHIGTEVSNKEEIKVLDERYATYRREFETNLKNYALFASDDKDKEIYEKEKQLYAIYIAMADKVLQLSREDKKAEAKNFMLKNRKMSRNLTDTIDEQMTYNKTASENNALLAQETKYHARLQMIGIILLVVILTTMLSYLIYKNIMQGVYLIHNSISHFVKDKNLKFRIDYAKNNEIKEIVESFNDLIITLEHTITDAKHASNENASVSHELSTTSMEIGKNAEQSSRIVEEAISEIETVKRFVQQTAKLSESMKEEIGDAGYKLNCAKEEMMALRHEVDRATLAETTLAGQLEQMSQDAEQVKQILTVISEIADQTNLLALNAAIEAARAGEHGRGFAVVADEVRKLAERTQTSLTEINATINVIVQSIVNASSQMSQNAKNIQHLLVVSNAVESTIVDTSEVMQKSIVAVSESTQHSQKIATDTDKIVDRVANINTLTSHNARSVEEIASAADHLSRLAETLNSKLLQFQ from the coding sequence ATGACTCTCTCAAGACAACTGCTTGTAATGCTCATCTCTGCAATTTTAGGCGCTTCCATTATCTTTGGTATCAGTCTTATGAAAATGGATCAGATTTATACAACCACAACATCGTGTCAACAGACAACACTGCCCAGTGTATTACTGCTTGATGATATGCAACGAGGGTTTTATCGTATCAGACTTTTATTGTGGGAACATATAGGAACGGAAGTCAGTAATAAAGAAGAGATAAAAGTATTGGATGAGCGATACGCTACCTACCGAAGAGAGTTTGAAACCAATTTAAAAAACTACGCACTCTTTGCAAGCGATGATAAAGATAAAGAGATTTATGAAAAAGAGAAACAACTTTATGCCATTTACATCGCAATGGCAGATAAAGTCTTGCAACTCTCACGAGAAGATAAAAAAGCAGAAGCCAAAAACTTTATGCTTAAAAATAGAAAGATGTCACGTAATTTAACCGATACCATTGATGAGCAGATGACGTATAATAAAACAGCTTCGGAAAATAATGCTCTTTTAGCGCAAGAGACCAAATACCATGCACGTTTGCAGATGATAGGCATTATTCTTTTGGTTGTCATTTTAACTACGATGCTCAGTTATCTTATTTATAAAAATATTATGCAAGGCGTTTATCTTATTCACAATAGTATTAGCCATTTTGTCAAGGATAAAAACCTAAAATTTAGAATTGACTATGCAAAAAACAATGAAATCAAAGAGATTGTTGAGAGTTTTAATGATTTGATTATCACCTTAGAACATACGATTACAGATGCTAAACATGCATCCAATGAAAATGCCTCTGTCTCCCATGAACTCAGTACCACAAGTATGGAAATCGGCAAAAATGCAGAGCAGAGTTCACGAATTGTTGAGGAGGCTATTTCTGAGATAGAAACTGTTAAACGGTTTGTCCAGCAGACAGCTAAACTCTCTGAATCGATGAAAGAGGAGATTGGGGATGCTGGCTATAAGCTCAATTGTGCCAAAGAGGAGATGATGGCTTTGCGTCACGAAGTGGATAGGGCAACGCTCGCAGAAACTACTTTAGCAGGACAATTGGAGCAGATGAGTCAGGATGCTGAACAAGTGAAACAAATTTTAACCGTTATCTCTGAGATTGCAGACCAAACCAATCTTTTAGCACTCAATGCTGCCATTGAAGCAGCACGTGCGGGTGAGCATGGCAGAGGCTTTGCTGTGGTTGCTGATGAGGTGCGAAAATTGGCGGAGCGTACCCAAACATCACTCACAGAGATTAATGCGACGATTAATGTTATCGTTCAGTCCATCGTGAATGCCTCTTCGCAAATGAGTCAAAATGCCAAAAATATTCAGCACCTTTTAGTGGTCTCTAATGCCGTGGAAAGTACCATCGTAGATACGTCTGAGGTCATGCAAAAGAGTATTGTAGCGGTGAGTGAGAGTACGCAACATTCTCAAAAAATAGCAACCGATACGGATAAAATTGTTGATAGGGTTGCCAACATTAATACCCTGACTTCGCATAATGCAAGAAGTGTTGAGGAGATAGCCTCTGCTGCTGACCACCTGTCCCGTTTGGCGGAGACATTAAACAGTAAGCTTTTACAATTTCAATAA
- the sdhB gene encoding 8-methylmenaquinol:fumarate reductase iron-sulfur subunit, producing MKFIIDRFDGKRNYQQTYTVEKKDIEALTLLGVLLLIKQTQDITLNFTASCRMAICGACSVRVNGHSYLACDTKMTELFEEYKDMETFRISPLANFTVISDLAVDWEPAIENLRKVKPGLVAKSEFSEKEGCRQNQEEYDRIEKQWDCILCGSCASECNKLSADRSDYMEPFVYTRAWKVANDSRSKDPMIHVKPAVANGLWNCVHCQECISRCPKHISSADDIAGLTVLAIKKGLTSGLGPAHAKAFHTDLVEGSGRLNEIYLALRTEGVSTVARTGMAITLMRAGKMNPLEIFGGHTIEGHKDLVKMIKAAKAATKE from the coding sequence CCGTAGAGAAAAAAGATATTGAGGCCTTAACACTTTTAGGTGTCTTGCTTTTAATTAAACAAACGCAAGACATTACCCTTAATTTTACAGCATCGTGTCGTATGGCGATTTGTGGGGCGTGTTCTGTGCGTGTCAATGGACACTCTTATCTTGCGTGTGATACCAAAATGACAGAGTTGTTTGAAGAGTATAAAGATATGGAGACTTTTAGAATCTCTCCTTTGGCAAATTTTACGGTCATTTCAGATTTAGCGGTGGATTGGGAGCCAGCCATTGAGAATCTTCGTAAAGTTAAACCAGGTTTGGTCGCAAAATCGGAATTTTCAGAAAAAGAGGGATGTCGTCAAAATCAAGAAGAGTATGACCGCATCGAGAAGCAGTGGGATTGTATCTTGTGTGGAAGCTGTGCTTCTGAGTGTAACAAACTCTCTGCGGATAGAAGTGACTACATGGAGCCTTTCGTCTACACTAGAGCATGGAAAGTTGCCAATGATTCACGCTCTAAAGATCCGATGATTCATGTAAAGCCTGCGGTTGCCAATGGTTTATGGAATTGTGTGCATTGTCAAGAGTGTATTAGCCGTTGCCCCAAACACATCAGCTCAGCCGATGATATTGCAGGTTTAACCGTTCTTGCCATCAAAAAAGGACTCACCAGTGGTTTAGGACCAGCACACGCTAAAGCGTTTCATACCGACCTCGTTGAAGGCTCTGGTCGCTTAAATGAAATCTATTTGGCACTCAGAACCGAGGGTGTGAGCACGGTTGCAAGAACAGGGATGGCTATTACGTTGATGCGTGCTGGAAAAATGAACCCGCTGGAAATCTTTGGTGGACATACCATCGAAGGACATAAAGATTTAGTAAAAATGATTAAAGCAGCCAAAGCTGCAACAAAGGAGTAA